A part of Paenarthrobacter sp. A20 genomic DNA contains:
- a CDS encoding TetR/AcrR family transcriptional regulator, with protein sequence MPDTGAATAVADRRPGRPRDTALESTVLSSTVELLLERDTRDVTVSAITERSGVSRAALYRRWSSREELLAAALDSVRSTIGFKRRDTTLETILASYEEAAIDVDGRVGALVKKRVAMGLENDELRALSWNRHVSRRREPIAAEIRRGISAGELAPDVDVEAMIDLINGLYYYQFVVRPPGSDPVSIAETKERVRNAVKLVWDGALRR encoded by the coding sequence ATGCCTGACACCGGGGCCGCCACGGCAGTTGCCGACCGTCGACCGGGCAGGCCGCGCGACACCGCACTGGAATCCACCGTCCTCTCCTCCACAGTGGAACTGTTGCTGGAGCGGGATACTCGTGACGTGACGGTCTCGGCGATTACCGAGCGCTCAGGCGTGAGCCGTGCTGCACTGTACCGGCGATGGAGCAGCCGCGAGGAACTCCTTGCGGCAGCATTGGACAGTGTTCGGTCCACCATCGGATTCAAGCGCAGGGACACCACACTGGAGACGATCCTCGCCTCTTACGAGGAAGCGGCGATCGACGTGGACGGCCGAGTGGGTGCACTGGTGAAGAAGCGCGTGGCCATGGGCCTGGAGAACGATGAACTCCGAGCACTGTCCTGGAACCGGCATGTCTCACGGCGCCGCGAACCCATCGCCGCGGAGATTCGCCGCGGAATTTCCGCCGGCGAGCTGGCACCGGACGTGGATGTTGAGGCGATGATCGATCTCATCAACGGGTTGTACTACTACCAGTTCGTGGTGCGCCCGCCGGGGTCCGATCCCGTGTCCATCGCTGAAACGAAGGAACGCGTGCGGAACGCAGTGAAACTGGTGTGGGACGGTGCCCTGCGGCGGTAG
- a CDS encoding MFS transporter: MTANKPRPGLAIAALSLGTALNPLNSSMIAVALVVLREHFELDVATVTWVITSFYLASAAGQPLMGRLADRFGPRRLFMFGMALVAVTCAIAPFLPNFALVCVARALMAVGTATAYPSAVVMVTELSRLADLPSTRPLGRIQMANTSAAAVGPVVGGLLVSLVGWQALFAINVPIALLALFVVRQTAPADSGRETGRLGQLIRDSDIPGILAFVTSLMLAMMALLNVMPGYRWYLLGAATVIGALFAWRELRFQPPFLDLRLLGRNRPLLLVYLLFVVFSGVYYFAFFGLPQLLQEAGHYDAGVVGLLMLPLAALSVVVTPLTVRFIERFGVRPVLITGVLILTLAAGTLGFLTMTLWAPLVFVLTALMGVPYGVVSTASNQGLYVSARPEERGVAAGIFQTCRYLGAITATVLIGVLYGPGVNQANWGIMVLVMLGLSAVVLVLAVMWRKPAV, translated from the coding sequence GTGACCGCCAACAAACCCCGCCCCGGCCTCGCGATCGCCGCACTGAGCCTCGGGACGGCGCTGAATCCGCTGAACTCGTCCATGATCGCCGTCGCGTTGGTGGTGCTGAGGGAGCATTTCGAGCTCGACGTCGCCACCGTCACCTGGGTCATCACCTCGTTCTACCTCGCGTCGGCCGCCGGCCAACCGCTGATGGGCCGGCTCGCCGACCGTTTCGGCCCGCGCCGCCTGTTCATGTTCGGCATGGCTTTGGTCGCTGTCACCTGCGCCATCGCTCCGTTCCTGCCCAACTTCGCGCTGGTCTGCGTGGCCCGCGCGCTCATGGCTGTGGGGACCGCGACGGCGTACCCGTCCGCCGTCGTGATGGTCACCGAGCTGAGCCGGTTGGCTGACTTGCCGTCCACGCGGCCGTTGGGCCGGATCCAGATGGCGAACACCTCGGCCGCTGCCGTCGGACCTGTAGTGGGTGGGCTGTTGGTGAGCCTGGTCGGTTGGCAGGCCCTCTTCGCGATCAACGTACCCATCGCCTTGCTGGCTCTGTTTGTTGTCCGCCAGACGGCGCCCGCGGATTCCGGGCGCGAGACCGGCAGGCTCGGCCAGTTGATCCGCGATTCCGACATCCCCGGCATCCTCGCCTTCGTCACCTCGCTGATGCTGGCCATGATGGCGCTGCTCAACGTCATGCCCGGCTACCGCTGGTATTTGCTTGGCGCCGCCACGGTGATCGGCGCGCTCTTCGCCTGGCGCGAGCTGCGCTTCCAGCCGCCGTTCCTGGACCTTCGCTTGCTGGGTCGGAACCGGCCGCTGCTGCTGGTCTACCTGCTGTTCGTCGTGTTCAGCGGGGTCTACTACTTCGCGTTCTTTGGCCTTCCGCAGTTGCTGCAGGAGGCAGGCCATTACGACGCCGGTGTAGTCGGCTTGCTGATGCTGCCCCTTGCGGCGTTGTCGGTGGTGGTGACGCCACTGACGGTGCGGTTCATTGAGCGGTTCGGCGTGCGTCCTGTGCTGATCACCGGCGTTCTGATCCTGACCCTTGCCGCGGGAACGCTCGGTTTCCTGACCATGACTTTGTGGGCGCCGCTGGTGTTCGTGCTCACCGCGTTGATGGGCGTGCCGTATGGGGTGGTGAGCACCGCGTCCAACCAAGGGCTATACGTTTCTGCAAGGCCCGAGGAAAGGGGAGTGGCGGCCGGCATCTTCCAAACCTGCCGCTACCTCGGTGCGATCACTGCGACCGTGTTGATCGGCGTGCTCTACGGCCCGGGCGTGAACCAGGCGAACTGGGGCATCATGGTCCTGGTGATGCTGGGGCTCAGTGCCGTGGTGCTGGTGCTGGCTGTCATGTGGCGGAAGCCCGCGGTTTAG
- a CDS encoding tyrosine-protein phosphatase — METLDLSPVNLRDLGGLPVSGGTTRPGVLLRSDDVSVMPAAFAQQMIDDGVTSVIDLRSPEEALFTGRGPLTVPGVSYHHLALTASVSSPEDISHEMMTAATTPAHVGAWYANLLETQARQLALGVTLVAMADGATVFHCAAGKDRTGVFAAVVLSALGATPETISADYAVTATRLPQLFPRLRAIMGGLMPDRVLDEEAIKGMGAMMGAHAESMEAMQALLIERHGSVLEPVRRAGLSDATIAQLRERLVVEDA; from the coding sequence TTGGAAACTCTGGATCTCTCCCCCGTCAACCTGCGCGACCTCGGCGGCCTGCCCGTTTCCGGCGGCACTACGCGTCCCGGCGTGCTGCTCCGCAGCGATGATGTCTCGGTGATGCCGGCGGCTTTTGCCCAGCAAATGATCGACGACGGCGTCACGTCAGTCATCGACCTCCGCTCACCTGAGGAGGCACTCTTCACCGGGCGGGGACCGTTGACGGTTCCCGGCGTGAGCTACCACCACCTCGCATTGACGGCTTCGGTTTCATCGCCGGAAGACATCAGCCACGAGATGATGACCGCTGCCACTACTCCTGCACATGTCGGCGCGTGGTACGCCAACCTTCTCGAAACCCAGGCCCGGCAACTCGCCCTTGGCGTCACGCTGGTAGCAATGGCCGACGGCGCAACCGTCTTCCATTGCGCGGCCGGCAAGGATCGTACGGGAGTGTTCGCCGCCGTCGTGCTGTCAGCCTTGGGCGCTACCCCGGAAACCATCTCCGCCGATTACGCAGTGACGGCCACCCGCCTGCCGCAACTGTTCCCGCGGCTCCGGGCGATCATGGGCGGGCTCATGCCGGACCGTGTCCTGGATGAGGAAGCCATCAAGGGCATGGGCGCCATGATGGGTGCCCACGCGGAGTCGATGGAGGCCATGCAGGCTCTGCTGATTGAGCGGCACGGAAGTGTGCTGGAACCTGTCCGGCGTGCAGGGCTTTCCGATGCCACCATCGCGCAGCTCCGTGAGCGCTTGGTGGTTGAGGATGCCTGA
- the phnE gene encoding phosphonate ABC transporter, permease protein PhnE, with protein sequence MEQTLSSSKTEAPAEAAKTINTSLPEADRLRLSRPFGLPTPRGAALWVIVAVVLVWAGMGAGFNPEKLLDGIPNMGNFLGRLFPPTFDKFGIIIKLLVETLQMALVGTVLGALASLLLSFGAASNIAPRWVYTSCRAVLNVLRSVPELIFALMFVSAVGLGPFAGILAIVLGSVGSIGKVYAEAMESVQPGPVEALTAVGANKRQIISYAVLPQAAPLLVSYTLLLFEGNVRGATILGLVGAGGIGLELTTAMRMYDYGHLCAIIISIVVLVTIIDRVSAFIRAKLS encoded by the coding sequence ATGGAACAGACACTGAGCTCCTCGAAAACTGAAGCCCCCGCAGAGGCGGCAAAGACCATCAACACCAGCCTCCCCGAAGCCGACCGGCTCCGGCTTTCGCGTCCCTTCGGCCTCCCCACACCACGTGGCGCTGCGCTCTGGGTGATAGTCGCCGTCGTGCTGGTCTGGGCCGGAATGGGCGCCGGGTTCAACCCGGAGAAGCTGCTGGACGGCATCCCCAACATGGGCAACTTCCTGGGCCGCCTCTTCCCGCCGACGTTCGACAAGTTCGGCATTATCATCAAACTGCTCGTCGAGACCCTGCAGATGGCGTTGGTGGGCACGGTCCTCGGCGCGCTGGCTTCGCTGCTGCTGAGCTTCGGCGCGGCCAGCAACATTGCCCCGCGCTGGGTCTACACCTCCTGCCGGGCTGTGCTGAACGTGCTGCGCTCCGTCCCGGAACTCATCTTCGCGCTGATGTTCGTTTCCGCCGTGGGGTTGGGTCCGTTCGCCGGTATCCTCGCGATCGTGCTGGGCTCAGTGGGATCCATTGGCAAGGTCTACGCCGAAGCCATGGAATCCGTGCAGCCCGGACCGGTGGAAGCCCTCACCGCTGTGGGCGCCAACAAGCGCCAAATCATCAGCTATGCAGTCCTCCCCCAAGCGGCGCCGCTGCTGGTCAGCTACACACTGTTGCTCTTCGAAGGCAACGTCCGCGGCGCCACCATCCTGGGCCTGGTGGGCGCGGGTGGCATCGGCTTGGAGCTTACTACCGCAATGCGCATGTACGATTACGGACACCTTTGCGCCATCATCATCAGCATCGTCGTGCTGGTCACCATCATCGACCGGGTCAGCGCCTTCATCCGCGCCAAGCTCAGCTAG
- a CDS encoding nitrilase family protein translates to MPATPTLRASVVQFEAVPDRPDLNLKTIRRLATKAAEDGARIVVFPEMCLIGYWHLRKQTPHRLRQLAQSEDGVQVRAVRELAEELDLGIGIGYLEVDGEGQLYNSYSLCLPDGTVRTHRKLHAFEHDSIRSGSEFTVFDTPWGIKVGILICWDNNLVENVRATALLGATVLIAPHQTGGTNSVSPRGMKPVPAELWDNRETDPAAIEAAFRGPSGRGWLMRWLPARAHDNGIFVLFSNGVGRDDDEIRTGNSMIVDPYGSIVAETWVADEAVVTADLDLGLTPLSTGRRWIRGRRPELYDILIRRQGNEVDARAARFSTEPVQG, encoded by the coding sequence ATGCCCGCCACCCCCACCCTTCGCGCTTCAGTTGTTCAGTTCGAAGCGGTCCCCGATCGCCCGGACCTCAACCTGAAGACCATCCGCCGCCTGGCAACCAAGGCCGCAGAGGACGGTGCCCGGATTGTCGTGTTCCCGGAAATGTGCCTCATCGGCTATTGGCACCTCCGCAAGCAGACCCCTCACCGTTTGCGCCAACTGGCGCAGTCCGAGGATGGGGTACAGGTCCGCGCTGTCAGGGAACTGGCCGAAGAGCTGGACCTGGGAATCGGTATCGGATATTTGGAGGTCGATGGCGAAGGGCAGCTCTACAACTCCTACTCCCTTTGCCTTCCGGACGGCACCGTTCGCACCCATCGGAAACTGCATGCGTTCGAGCATGATTCCATCAGGAGCGGATCGGAGTTCACAGTGTTCGATACGCCCTGGGGAATCAAGGTGGGAATCCTGATCTGCTGGGATAACAACCTGGTGGAGAACGTTCGCGCCACGGCGCTGCTCGGGGCAACGGTACTCATTGCTCCGCACCAGACGGGCGGCACAAACTCCGTCAGCCCTCGTGGCATGAAGCCGGTCCCTGCCGAACTGTGGGACAACCGTGAAACGGATCCCGCGGCGATCGAGGCTGCCTTCCGTGGCCCCAGCGGACGCGGGTGGCTTATGCGGTGGCTGCCCGCCCGGGCCCACGACAACGGGATTTTCGTTCTCTTCAGCAACGGGGTGGGCCGCGACGACGATGAAATCCGGACAGGGAATTCCATGATCGTGGATCCCTACGGATCGATTGTGGCCGAGACCTGGGTAGCCGATGAGGCTGTGGTGACCGCCGATTTGGACCTTGGCCTCACACCTCTGTCAACCGGGCGCAGATGGATTCGTGGGCGCCGGCCCGAACTCTACGACATCCTGATCCGTCGGCAAGGAAACGAGGTGGATGCACGGGCGGCGCGCTTTTCCACGGAGCCCGTCCAGGGCTAG
- the phnC gene encoding phosphonate ABC transporter ATP-binding protein, with product MSLLSPTKGTTAALASSATPTVRARRLRVQYGNQVALAGIDLDVYPGEVVALLGHSGSGKSTLMKTLTGIAPFTADSLEVAGRSVAQQNPTGLRELRSDVGYVFQHFNLVPRLTALTNVLTGGLHSAGPVNMLGTFSRAQRTMALELLDRVGLAHKAKQPCRSLSGGEQQRVAIARALMQQPRLILADEPVASLDPRLAGNILGLLRDIAREEQIPVIVSLHVVGLASRYADRVLGLHSGELVFAGPATTITEKEVHQIYGTDTELLEN from the coding sequence ATGAGCCTTTTGTCACCAACGAAAGGCACGACGGCGGCACTCGCCTCGTCGGCGACGCCCACCGTCCGCGCACGCAGGCTGCGGGTCCAATACGGGAATCAGGTTGCCCTGGCCGGGATCGACCTGGACGTGTACCCGGGCGAAGTCGTGGCGCTGCTGGGCCACTCAGGATCCGGCAAGTCCACGCTGATGAAGACCCTCACCGGGATCGCCCCCTTCACCGCTGACAGCCTGGAAGTAGCCGGCCGCTCAGTAGCCCAGCAGAACCCGACCGGCCTGCGCGAGCTGCGATCCGACGTCGGCTATGTCTTCCAGCACTTCAACCTGGTGCCGCGACTGACCGCCCTCACCAACGTGCTGACCGGCGGACTCCACTCGGCCGGGCCTGTGAACATGCTGGGCACGTTCAGCCGGGCGCAGCGGACCATGGCGCTGGAACTGCTGGACCGGGTAGGCCTGGCGCACAAGGCCAAGCAGCCGTGCCGGAGCCTGAGCGGCGGTGAGCAGCAGCGCGTCGCGATCGCCCGTGCGCTCATGCAGCAGCCGCGCCTCATCCTGGCCGACGAACCCGTCGCGTCCCTGGACCCGCGGCTCGCCGGCAACATCCTTGGCCTGCTCCGCGACATCGCCCGCGAGGAACAGATCCCCGTCATCGTGAGCCTGCACGTGGTGGGTCTCGCGAGCCGCTATGCCGATCGCGTCCTTGGCCTGCACTCCGGTGAGCTCGTGTTCGCCGGCCCCGCCACCACCATCACGGAAAAGGAGGTGCACCAGATTTATGGAACAGACACTGAGCTCCTCGAAAACTGA
- the phnD gene encoding phosphate/phosphite/phosphonate ABC transporter substrate-binding protein: protein MHARAGIIATSFIGILAIGALAGCSGDANAAGANRSTTELVFATPPGTDDPDEQAIMADLATMVGDASGRTITNLQPADYLGVVEAVRNGSVDVAVLSQFSAALAYKTDSVDPLLVWPASTEPASFCLAKKDSGIQSPADVKGKQVAFIDPGSTTGYFMPKALLAKAGLTDGTDYKSTFAGSHDSAVLALANGNVDVACTARQLYPTFVQKGVIKEDEITVIAKSDPIPVGISIVVRKDLDNDAREALKAKLPALITANEKVSKTFGISGEPTADPEFSTYAPLVDVAESIGVDLQDLR, encoded by the coding sequence ATGCACGCTCGTGCAGGCATCATCGCAACTTCGTTTATCGGTATTCTGGCCATCGGAGCCCTCGCTGGCTGCTCCGGCGACGCCAACGCCGCCGGAGCAAACAGGAGCACAACCGAGCTCGTCTTCGCCACGCCCCCGGGTACCGACGATCCCGACGAGCAAGCCATCATGGCCGACCTCGCCACCATGGTGGGGGACGCCTCCGGCCGGACCATCACCAACCTCCAGCCGGCCGACTACCTCGGCGTGGTTGAGGCAGTCCGCAACGGCTCGGTGGACGTCGCCGTCCTCAGCCAGTTCTCCGCGGCCCTCGCCTACAAGACCGACAGCGTGGATCCGCTCCTCGTGTGGCCCGCGAGCACCGAGCCCGCAAGCTTCTGCCTGGCCAAGAAGGACAGCGGCATCCAGTCCCCCGCCGACGTGAAGGGCAAGCAGGTAGCCTTCATCGATCCCGGCTCCACCACCGGCTACTTCATGCCCAAGGCACTCCTGGCCAAGGCCGGACTCACGGACGGCACCGACTACAAGAGCACCTTCGCCGGCTCCCACGACTCCGCCGTCCTGGCCCTCGCCAACGGCAACGTTGACGTCGCCTGCACCGCCCGCCAGTTGTACCCGACGTTCGTCCAGAAGGGCGTTATCAAGGAAGACGAGATCACCGTCATCGCCAAGTCGGACCCCATCCCCGTCGGCATCTCCATCGTGGTCCGGAAAGACCTGGACAACGACGCCCGCGAAGCACTCAAGGCCAAACTCCCCGCCCTCATCACCGCCAACGAGAAGGTCTCCAAGACGTTCGGGATCAGCGGCGAACCCACGGCTGACCCGGAATTCAGCACGTACGCTCCGCTGGTTGACGTGGCCGAGTCCATCGGCGTTGATCTCCAGGACCTCCGATGA
- a CDS encoding GAF and ANTAR domain-containing protein: MVNPRPEQEALQNGYFLDLVLGSEDVEAFLSDLAAFSAESLSHPDATVFCGITVLRRKKSATAASSDDRARVMDELQNDFEGPCLTAMDKLTAVLVPDLLREHRWPDYVEAASHQGLRSILSVPLLVEGDTRAALNLYSELTNAFSESDVEHAEVFASHASKSLRLALKIAQLSDARNDLAAAMQSRTVIDLAVGAIMAQNKCTQEEAFTILRTASSNRNIKLRHLAKSIIAAVSSGKVTTHFEE, from the coding sequence ATGGTCAACCCCCGCCCTGAGCAGGAAGCTCTCCAGAATGGCTACTTTTTGGATCTGGTCCTGGGCAGCGAAGACGTTGAGGCATTTCTCAGCGATCTAGCGGCTTTCTCAGCCGAGAGCCTCTCGCATCCTGACGCCACCGTCTTCTGCGGTATCACCGTTCTTCGCCGTAAGAAGTCCGCTACTGCGGCCAGCAGTGATGACCGTGCCCGCGTGATGGACGAACTTCAAAACGACTTTGAGGGTCCGTGCCTGACGGCCATGGACAAGCTGACCGCCGTCCTGGTGCCGGATCTGCTGCGAGAGCATCGCTGGCCGGACTATGTCGAAGCTGCGTCGCACCAAGGGCTGCGGTCCATCCTCAGCGTCCCGCTCCTTGTGGAGGGCGACACCCGTGCAGCCCTGAACCTCTACTCGGAGCTGACCAACGCGTTCAGTGAGTCCGATGTGGAACACGCCGAGGTCTTCGCGTCGCATGCCTCCAAATCCCTGCGTCTTGCCCTGAAGATCGCCCAGCTCAGCGATGCCCGGAACGACCTCGCAGCAGCCATGCAGTCCCGCACCGTGATCGACCTCGCGGTCGGAGCGATCATGGCGCAGAACAAATGCACCCAGGAAGAGGCCTTCACCATCCTTCGCACGGCCTCCAGCAACCGCAACATCAAGCTGCGGCACCTGGCGAAGTCGATCATCGCGGCTGTTTCTTCGGGGAAAGTCACGACGCACTTCGAGGAGTAG